One genomic window of Pseudomonas sp. LFM046 includes the following:
- a CDS encoding methyl-accepting chemotaxis protein: MNGPIQCFFNDLSVRQKLLTGFGLVLAITLLVAWTSWRALEGALHRFDILLRVSEIDTKLYQVRQHEKDFIIRSDEQSIRSALQIIGEIQGIADNALKVMTIPRTIDLMKQIQTDLGQYQLKLAALVEAEHGKRDTQASMEEAAREALKQFDELEQHLTQEALQQIRQSGDENGIRALESANHASGMAKDMLAARRHEKNFIMRGDNQDADKLNALFDSLDDRADELAARIGDPSAQEDLVSARKQIERYRSEFANLQQSVQSHDKSESELATRASGISDSSTDALNMQLQLLEADARQAKTILASSAAIGFVVGLLAALLIAQLIVTPLRQAVHQARKVAAGDLTSDIHSDRKDELGQLMQAMQDMTESLRGLLTRLSNGIEQLATAAEEMSAVTEQTSAGVTQQKMETEQVATAMHQMVTTVQDVARNAESAADSAGHADRQAQHGTAVVQQAIQRIESLARAIEQSAGAIERLKHDSTNIGAVLDVIKSIAEQTNLLALNAAIEAARAGEAGRGFAVVADEVRALARRTQESTTQIEQLVSTLQDGAQSAVDMMGRSRTQAGDTVDAAKQAGDALEAINSSVSNIQQLNQQIATAAEQQSAVAEEINRSVTNIRDVAEQSAAATEETSAASIDLARLGSELQTEVNRFRLA, from the coding sequence ATGAACGGCCCGATCCAGTGCTTTTTCAACGACCTCAGCGTCCGCCAGAAGCTGCTCACCGGATTCGGCCTGGTTCTCGCCATCACCCTGCTCGTGGCCTGGACCAGCTGGCGTGCACTGGAGGGCGCCCTGCACCGTTTCGACATCCTGCTGCGGGTCAGTGAAATCGACACCAAGCTCTACCAGGTTCGCCAGCACGAAAAAGACTTCATCATCCGCAGCGACGAGCAGTCCATCCGCAGCGCATTGCAGATCATCGGGGAGATCCAGGGCATCGCCGACAACGCCCTGAAGGTGATGACCATCCCCAGAACCATCGACCTGATGAAACAGATCCAGACGGATCTCGGCCAATACCAACTGAAACTGGCCGCGCTGGTAGAAGCCGAGCACGGCAAGCGCGACACCCAGGCGAGCATGGAGGAAGCGGCCCGCGAGGCGCTCAAGCAGTTCGACGAACTGGAACAGCACCTGACCCAGGAGGCCTTGCAGCAAATCCGCCAGAGCGGCGACGAGAATGGCATTCGCGCCCTGGAAAGCGCGAACCACGCCTCGGGCATGGCCAAGGACATGCTCGCCGCACGGCGCCACGAGAAGAACTTCATCATGCGCGGCGACAACCAGGACGCCGACAAGCTCAACGCTCTCTTCGACTCCCTCGATGACCGGGCCGATGAGCTGGCCGCCCGGATCGGCGATCCCAGCGCCCAGGAAGACCTCGTTTCGGCACGCAAGCAGATCGAGCGCTACCGCAGCGAGTTCGCCAACCTGCAACAAAGCGTTCAGTCCCACGACAAATCCGAGTCCGAACTCGCTACTCGCGCCTCGGGCATCTCGGACTCTTCCACCGACGCACTCAACATGCAGCTGCAATTGCTGGAAGCCGACGCCCGTCAGGCCAAGACCATCCTCGCCAGCTCGGCCGCCATCGGTTTCGTGGTCGGGCTGCTGGCGGCCTTGCTGATCGCCCAACTGATCGTCACGCCCTTGCGCCAGGCCGTGCACCAGGCCCGCAAGGTGGCAGCCGGCGACCTGACCTCGGACATCCACAGCGACCGCAAGGACGAACTAGGTCAACTGATGCAGGCCATGCAGGACATGACCGAAAGCCTGCGGGGCCTGCTCACGCGTCTCAGCAATGGCATCGAACAGCTGGCCACCGCCGCCGAGGAGATGTCCGCTGTCACCGAGCAGACCAGCGCCGGCGTCACCCAGCAGAAGATGGAAACCGAGCAAGTGGCCACGGCCATGCACCAGATGGTCACCACGGTGCAGGACGTCGCCCGCAACGCCGAATCTGCCGCCGACTCCGCCGGCCACGCCGACCGCCAGGCGCAGCACGGGACCGCCGTGGTACAGCAAGCCATCCAGCGCATCGAAAGCCTGGCCCGGGCCATTGAACAGTCGGCCGGCGCCATCGAGCGGCTCAAGCATGACAGCACCAACATTGGTGCCGTGCTCGATGTGATCAAGAGCATCGCTGAACAGACCAACCTGCTCGCCCTCAATGCGGCCATCGAAGCAGCCCGGGCCGGCGAAGCGGGACGCGGGTTCGCCGTCGTGGCGGACGAGGTACGGGCCCTTGCCCGCCGCACCCAGGAGTCCACCACCCAGATAGAACAGTTGGTCAGCACCCTGCAGGATGGTGCCCAGAGCGCCGTGGACATGATGGGACGCAGCCGCACCCAGGCCGGCGATACCGTGGACGCGGCCAAGCAGGCCGGCGACGCCCTGGAGGCCATCAACAGTTCCGTCTCCAACATCCAGCAACTCAACCAGCAGATCGCCACAGCCGCCGAGCAACAAAGCGCGGTGGCCGAGGAGATCAACCGCAGCGTCACCAACATTCGTGATGTGGCGGAGCAATCCGCCGCCGCCACCGAGGAAACATCCGCCGCCAGCATCGACCTTGCCCGCCTGGGCAGCGAACTGCAGACCGAGGTCAACCGCTTCCGCCTCGCCTGA
- the earP gene encoding elongation factor P maturation arginine rhamnosyltransferase EarP, with the protein MVKWDIFCNVVDNFGDIGVTWRLARQLAAEHGQIVRLWVDEPAVFAPLCPQADPEAESQLQQGVEIRHWRWDWQPVEAADVVIEAFACQLPEQYLEAMAARAEPPRWLNLEYLSAEDWVGGCHGLPSFQPNGLQKTFYFPGFTDDSGGLLREAALLERRQAFQSGPGARKAFLEELGVALEPDALLISLFAYENSALAGWLDALAAGAQQVQLLVPVGRVLADLARWLGEEKLHAGACFRRGSLAIQVLPFVSQEDYDRLLWCCDFNAVRGEDSFVRAQWAGQPFLWHIYQQEEGAHWDKLEAFLTVYCRELSPAAAVALTASWRAWNRGEGMGQAWSGLLEQWPELRHHAERWCQAQAARVDLATGLVQFCTKPL; encoded by the coding sequence ATCGTGAAGTGGGACATTTTCTGCAACGTCGTCGATAACTTCGGTGACATTGGCGTGACCTGGCGCCTGGCTCGCCAACTGGCGGCCGAGCATGGCCAGATCGTGCGCCTCTGGGTGGACGAGCCGGCGGTATTCGCACCGCTGTGCCCCCAGGCCGACCCCGAAGCCGAATCCCAACTGCAGCAAGGCGTCGAGATTCGCCACTGGCGCTGGGATTGGCAGCCCGTGGAGGCGGCGGACGTGGTCATCGAGGCCTTCGCCTGTCAGTTGCCGGAGCAATACCTGGAGGCGATGGCCGCTCGCGCTGAGCCGCCCCGTTGGCTGAATCTGGAATACCTCAGTGCCGAGGATTGGGTGGGTGGCTGCCATGGCTTGCCGTCGTTCCAACCCAATGGCCTGCAGAAGACCTTCTACTTTCCCGGTTTCACCGACGATTCCGGCGGCCTGCTGCGCGAGGCGGCGCTGCTTGAGCGTCGCCAGGCATTCCAGTCCGGCCCTGGCGCCCGCAAGGCGTTCCTTGAGGAACTGGGTGTAGCGTTGGAGCCCGACGCGCTGCTGATCTCGCTCTTCGCCTACGAAAACAGCGCCCTGGCCGGCTGGCTCGACGCTTTGGCGGCAGGGGCGCAGCAGGTGCAGTTGCTGGTGCCGGTCGGCCGCGTGCTGGCAGATCTGGCGCGCTGGCTGGGCGAGGAAAAGCTGCACGCAGGGGCCTGCTTCCGCCGGGGCAGCCTGGCGATCCAGGTTCTGCCATTCGTCAGCCAGGAGGATTACGATCGACTTCTCTGGTGCTGCGATTTCAACGCAGTCCGCGGCGAGGACTCCTTCGTCCGCGCGCAGTGGGCCGGCCAGCCGTTCCTCTGGCATATCTATCAGCAGGAAGAGGGCGCCCACTGGGACAAGCTGGAGGCCTTCCTCACCGTCTATTGCCGTGAGTTGTCGCCTGCTGCGGCTGTCGCGCTGACCGCAAGCTGGCGGGCCTGGAACAGGGGCGAGGGCATGGGGCAAGCCTGGTCGGGGCTGCTGGAACAGTGGCCGGAGTTGCGGCACCACGCCGAGCGCTGGTGTCAGGCGCAGGCTGCGCGAGTCGACCTCGCGACGGGTCTGGTGCAGTTTTGTACAAAACCGCTATGA
- the efp gene encoding elongation factor P, giving the protein MKTAQEFRAGQVANINGAPWVIQKAEFNKSGRNSAVVKMKLKNLLTGAGTETVFKADDKLEPIILERKEVTYSYFADPLYVFMDTEFNQYEIEKADLEGVLTFIEDGMTDVCEAVFYNDRVISVELPTTIVRQIAYTEPAVRGDTSGKVMKVARLNNGAELQVSAFCEIGDSIEIDTRTGEYKSRVKA; this is encoded by the coding sequence ATGAAAACCGCTCAAGAGTTCCGCGCCGGCCAAGTCGCCAACATCAATGGCGCTCCCTGGGTCATCCAAAAGGCCGAGTTCAACAAATCCGGCCGCAACAGCGCTGTCGTCAAGATGAAGCTGAAGAACCTGCTGACCGGCGCCGGCACCGAGACCGTGTTCAAGGCCGACGACAAGCTGGAGCCGATCATCCTCGAACGTAAGGAAGTAACCTATTCCTACTTCGCTGATCCGCTGTACGTCTTCATGGACACCGAGTTCAACCAGTACGAGATCGAGAAGGCGGACCTGGAAGGCGTCCTGACCTTCATCGAAGACGGCATGACCGACGTTTGCGAAGCCGTGTTCTACAACGATCGCGTGATCTCCGTCGAACTGCCGACCACCATCGTTCGCCAGATCGCCTACACCGAACCGGCTGTCCGTGGCGACACCTCCGGCAAGGTGATGAAAGTGGCTCGCCTGAACAACGGTGCCGAGCTGCAAGTATCCGCCTTCTGCGAAATCGGTGATTCCATCGAGATCGACACCCGTACCGGCGAGTACAAGTCCCGCGTCAAGGCCTAA
- a CDS encoding alpha/beta hydrolase, with product MKPISTLAASSLLAFSVGHAFAAGSPGVEHTTQAFLEALAAGGGKPLETLAPKDARAVLVGAQASVKLDLPKADVSQKTIDADGQKIDLTIVRPAGVKGTLPVFMFFHGGGWVLGDYPTHERLIRDLVANSGAVAVYVNYTPSPEAKYPTAINQAYAATQWVAEHGKEIGVDGKRLAVAGNSVGGNMAAVVSLMAKDKGTPKIRFQALLWPVTDANFNNASYNQFENGHFLTRDMMKWFWNSYTTDPRQRAEIYASPLQASTEQLKGLPPALVQTAEFDVLRDEGEAYARKLDAAGVEVTSVRYNGMIHDFGLLNVLAKVPGTRAAMQQAGEALKEHLK from the coding sequence ATGAAACCGATCAGCACCCTTGCCGCCAGCAGCCTGCTCGCCTTCTCCGTCGGCCATGCCTTCGCCGCTGGTAGCCCGGGCGTCGAACACACTACCCAGGCCTTCCTGGAAGCCCTGGCGGCAGGCGGCGGCAAGCCCCTGGAAACGCTCGCGCCCAAGGATGCCCGCGCTGTGCTGGTGGGTGCCCAGGCCAGCGTGAAACTGGACCTGCCGAAGGCGGACGTCAGCCAGAAGACCATTGACGCCGATGGCCAGAAGATCGATCTGACCATCGTCCGCCCCGCTGGCGTGAAAGGCACCCTGCCGGTGTTCATGTTCTTCCACGGCGGCGGCTGGGTGCTGGGCGACTACCCGACCCACGAACGCCTGATCCGCGACCTGGTGGCAAATTCCGGCGCCGTGGCGGTCTACGTGAACTACACGCCCTCCCCCGAAGCCAAGTACCCGACCGCCATCAACCAGGCCTACGCGGCGACCCAGTGGGTGGCCGAGCACGGCAAGGAAATCGGCGTGGATGGCAAGCGCCTGGCAGTGGCGGGCAACAGCGTCGGCGGCAACATGGCCGCAGTGGTCAGCCTGATGGCCAAAGACAAGGGCACGCCGAAGATCCGCTTCCAGGCCCTGCTGTGGCCGGTGACGGACGCGAATTTCAACAACGCGTCCTACAACCAGTTCGAGAACGGGCATTTCCTGACCCGCGACATGATGAAGTGGTTCTGGAACAGCTACACCACCGACCCACGCCAGCGCGCCGAGATCTACGCCTCGCCGCTGCAGGCGTCCACCGAGCAGTTGAAAGGACTGCCGCCGGCCCTGGTGCAGACCGCAGAGTTCGACGTGCTGCGCGACGAAGGCGAAGCCTACGCCCGCAAGCTGGACGCCGCTGGCGTGGAGGTGACTTCGGTGCGCTACAACGGGATGATCCACGACTTCGGCCTGCTCAACGTGCTGGCCAAGGTCCCCGGCACCCGCGCCGCCATGCAGCAGGCCGGCGAGGCGCTGAAAGAACACCTGAAGTAA
- a CDS encoding MarR family transcriptional regulator, with protein sequence MSDTPCEELLLDNQLCFALYSTSLLMTKVYKPLLQELGLTYPQYLAMMVLWEADGITVGEISNRMLTDPGSLTPLLKRLEVEGLITRTRSSKDERVVELRLTEQGRALKDRARSVPACILAATELTTDHLGNLRDELVSLRNSLGKAV encoded by the coding sequence ATGTCCGACACCCCCTGCGAAGAGCTGTTGCTCGACAACCAGCTCTGCTTCGCCCTCTACTCCACGTCCCTGCTGATGACCAAGGTCTACAAGCCCCTGCTCCAGGAGCTGGGCCTGACCTATCCGCAGTACCTCGCCATGATGGTGCTCTGGGAGGCCGACGGCATCACCGTCGGCGAGATCAGCAACCGCATGCTCACCGACCCCGGTTCCCTCACTCCCCTGCTCAAGCGCCTGGAAGTCGAGGGTCTGATCACCCGGACCCGCAGCAGCAAGGACGAACGCGTGGTGGAACTCCGCCTCACCGAACAAGGCCGTGCCCTGAAGGACAGGGCCAGGTCCGTACCCGCCTGCATCCTTGCAGCCACCGAACTGACCACTGACCACCTGGGCAACCTCAGGGACGAACTGGTGTCACTTCGCAACAGCCTGGGCAAGGCCGTCTGA
- a CDS encoding RDD family protein gives MDNLQNPYQAPQAELTVNSAAEPLLASRWTRLGAALIDGLIMSLATVPVAYLSGSFAAAQQGIEPSLGQQLLSLVVGLAAFLLVNGHFLKNYGQTLGKRLLKIAIVDLDGKVPELVGLLLKRYLVWWLVVYVPIVGMLVVLADYLFIFRSDRRCLHDLLAGTRVVQQPV, from the coding sequence ATGGACAATCTGCAGAACCCCTATCAGGCGCCCCAGGCCGAACTCACCGTCAACAGTGCCGCCGAACCCCTGCTGGCTTCGCGCTGGACGCGCCTCGGCGCGGCGCTGATCGATGGCCTGATCATGAGCCTGGCGACCGTGCCGGTGGCTTACCTCTCCGGCAGCTTCGCCGCCGCGCAGCAGGGTATCGAGCCAAGCCTGGGCCAGCAGTTGCTGAGCCTGGTGGTGGGGCTGGCGGCCTTCCTGCTGGTCAACGGACACTTCCTCAAGAATTACGGCCAGACCCTTGGCAAGCGGTTGCTGAAGATCGCCATCGTCGACCTCGATGGCAAGGTCCCGGAGCTGGTCGGCTTGCTGCTCAAGCGCTACCTGGTCTGGTGGCTGGTGGTCTACGTGCCGATTGTCGGCATGCTGGTGGTGCTGGCGGATTACCTGTTCATCTTCCGGAGCGACCGCCGCTGCCTGCATGACCTGCTGGCGGGAACCCGCGTGGTGCAGCAGCCCGTCTGA
- a CDS encoding LysR family transcriptional regulator: MNPDALTEQLALFLDVLEAGSFSAAARRHPLTPSAVARRIDALERALGSSLFVRSTHAVKPTAAGLAFAERAKRVLAELRLARAEAVSLSSAPEGLIRIDAPAPFGRRHLAPAIAEFLATYPGLDVQLRLIDSFIDMEGENLGQVDLVLRIGPLADTRLVATPLAPMVRVLCASPEYLRRRGIPRDARELPNHDGLDWDALAPPYAWRFEVNGKLQLVRPGRMRMTANNAEALLFSALAGLGIAHLPTWLISEYLVRGELVPLFCDDGLPPPEPSGIYALRLEGEASSRSRLLLEFLKNRFGPVPPWDLALGGLNRG; this comes from the coding sequence ATGAATCCTGACGCCCTCACCGAGCAACTGGCCCTCTTCCTCGACGTGCTGGAAGCCGGAAGCTTTTCCGCTGCAGCCCGCCGTCATCCGCTCACCCCATCGGCCGTGGCACGGCGGATCGACGCCCTCGAGCGGGCCTTGGGCAGTAGCCTGTTCGTGCGCAGCACCCATGCGGTGAAACCCACCGCCGCCGGCCTGGCCTTTGCCGAACGGGCAAAGCGGGTGTTGGCGGAACTGCGCCTGGCTCGGGCGGAAGCGGTGTCCCTGAGCAGCGCCCCGGAAGGCCTGATCCGCATCGATGCCCCCGCTCCCTTCGGTCGCCGCCACCTGGCGCCCGCCATCGCGGAGTTCCTCGCGACCTATCCCGGCCTGGATGTGCAACTGCGGCTGATCGACAGTTTCATCGACATGGAGGGGGAAAACCTGGGCCAGGTGGACCTCGTGCTGCGCATCGGCCCACTGGCAGACACCCGCCTCGTGGCCACGCCGTTGGCCCCCATGGTACGGGTGCTCTGTGCCAGCCCCGAGTACCTGCGTCGGCGTGGCATTCCCCGCGACGCGCGCGAACTACCCAACCACGACGGCCTGGACTGGGATGCCCTGGCACCGCCCTATGCCTGGCGCTTCGAGGTCAACGGCAAGCTGCAATTGGTACGTCCAGGACGCATGCGGATGACCGCCAACAACGCCGAGGCCCTGCTCTTCAGTGCCCTGGCGGGATTGGGCATCGCCCATCTGCCCACCTGGCTGATCAGTGAATACCTGGTGCGCGGCGAGCTGGTGCCGCTGTTCTGCGACGACGGCCTTCCACCACCGGAGCCCAGTGGCATCTACGCCTTGCGCCTGGAGGGAGAAGCCAGTTCGCGGAGCCGCCTGCTGCTGGAGTTCCTGAAGAACCGCTTCGGCCCAGTACCGCCCTGGGACCTGGCCCTGGGCGGCCTGAACCGCGGCTGA
- a CDS encoding sulfite exporter TauE/SafE family protein: MDLLAFVMNLVLGALLGTLGGLFGIGGGLIAIPALGVLFGLDQQLAQGTALVMVVPNVLLALWRYHQRNRIDPRYATLLATSSFGFAWLASLFAVRVDSESMRLAFVGFLLALAAYNFARMFMAKAAHASAELRQPWPWLGALGGVAGTAGGLFGVGGAVIATPVLTSVFGTSQVMAQGLSLALAAPSTAVTLATYGLHHHVNWAMGLPLALGGLLSISWGVRLAHALPERVLRSLFCVFLLLCAVMLSLK; this comes from the coding sequence ATGGACCTGCTGGCTTTCGTTATGAACCTGGTGCTCGGCGCGCTGCTGGGCACCCTGGGTGGACTCTTCGGCATTGGCGGCGGGCTGATCGCCATTCCCGCCCTGGGGGTGCTATTCGGCCTCGACCAGCAGCTGGCCCAGGGCACTGCCCTGGTGATGGTGGTGCCCAACGTGCTCCTGGCGCTCTGGCGCTATCACCAGCGCAACCGCATCGATCCGCGCTACGCGACGCTGCTGGCGACCTCCAGTTTCGGCTTTGCCTGGCTGGCGTCGTTGTTCGCGGTGCGGGTGGATTCGGAAAGCATGCGCCTGGCCTTTGTCGGCTTCCTCCTGGCGCTGGCCGCGTACAACTTCGCGCGGATGTTCATGGCCAAGGCGGCCCACGCCAGTGCCGAATTGCGGCAGCCCTGGCCCTGGCTGGGTGCCCTGGGCGGTGTGGCGGGGACGGCCGGTGGACTCTTCGGGGTCGGTGGCGCGGTGATCGCCACTCCGGTACTCACCAGCGTTTTCGGCACCAGCCAGGTGATGGCCCAGGGGTTGTCCCTGGCGTTGGCGGCACCCAGCACGGCGGTCACCCTGGCCACCTACGGTCTGCACCACCACGTGAACTGGGCGATGGGCCTGCCCCTGGCGCTGGGTGGGTTGCTCAGCATCAGCTGGGGTGTACGCCTGGCCCATGCCCTGCCGGAGCGGGTACTGCGCTCGCTGTTCTGTGTCTTCCTGCTGCTTTGCGCGGTGATGCTCTCGCTCAAGTGA
- a CDS encoding LysR substrate-binding domain-containing protein, which translates to MNYPAIDTELLRTFVAIADYGGFTRAAEMVNRTQSAVSMQMKRLEEDVLQRPVFERDGRQVRLTAEGQILLGYARRILKLHGEVMTTLRQPHMVGSVRIGTPDDYVMRFLPGILSRFAKAFPLVQVEVHCDSTSQLLQRQDLDLTIVTRKPGDDIGELLRQERLVWAEAAGYSPHEQTPMPLAVFNSDCFCRGWACNALDALSREYRIAYTSPSLAAIMAVVSAGLAVTAQLQSLITPDMRILGEAEGLPVLPLCNIMLLRNESSQSPVTETLAEHIIEGFRI; encoded by the coding sequence ATGAACTACCCCGCCATCGACACCGAACTGCTGCGCACCTTCGTCGCCATTGCGGATTACGGCGGCTTCACCCGCGCGGCGGAAATGGTCAACCGGACCCAATCGGCCGTGAGCATGCAAATGAAGCGGCTGGAAGAAGACGTGCTGCAACGCCCTGTGTTCGAGCGCGATGGCCGTCAGGTCAGGCTCACCGCCGAAGGGCAGATCCTGCTGGGCTATGCCCGGCGCATCCTGAAGTTGCATGGCGAGGTGATGACCACGCTGCGCCAGCCGCACATGGTGGGCTCGGTGCGCATCGGCACGCCGGACGACTACGTGATGCGCTTCCTGCCCGGCATCCTCTCGCGCTTCGCCAAGGCCTTTCCGCTGGTGCAGGTCGAGGTGCATTGCGATTCCACGTCGCAGTTGCTGCAACGCCAGGACCTCGATCTGACCATCGTCACCCGCAAGCCGGGGGACGACATCGGCGAACTCCTGCGCCAGGAGCGCCTGGTCTGGGCCGAAGCCGCAGGGTACAGCCCCCACGAGCAGACGCCCATGCCATTGGCCGTGTTCAACAGCGACTGCTTCTGCCGCGGCTGGGCCTGTAATGCCCTGGACGCCCTGAGCCGCGAGTACCGCATCGCCTATACCAGTCCGAGCCTGGCGGCGATCATGGCGGTGGTCAGCGCCGGCCTGGCGGTGACCGCGCAGCTGCAGAGCCTGATCACGCCCGACATGCGCATTCTCGGAGAAGCCGAGGGCCTGCCAGTGCTGCCGCTGTGCAACATCATGCTGCTGCGCAACGAGAGCAGTCAGTCTCCGGTCACTGAAACCCTCGCGGAACACATCATCGAAGGATTCCGCATTTGA
- a CDS encoding DUF1127 domain-containing protein, whose amino-acid sequence MKGQHGFIGTSHHARFDAPAHHEGWLLAAWHKVRRWEQLVYERDQLARMSDDMLKDIGLSRADVMEESERHFWEDPLKKS is encoded by the coding sequence ATGAAAGGTCAACACGGCTTTATCGGTACTTCGCATCACGCGCGTTTCGACGCACCGGCTCATCACGAAGGCTGGCTCTTGGCCGCATGGCACAAGGTCAGGCGCTGGGAGCAACTGGTGTATGAACGTGACCAGCTGGCACGCATGAGCGATGACATGCTCAAGGACATTGGCCTGTCCCGCGCCGATGTGATGGAGGAATCCGAGCGTCACTTCTGGGAAGACCCGCTGAAAAAAAGCTGA
- a CDS encoding DUF3291 domain-containing protein, which yields MSNTHELAQLNIASMKASLDSPVMADFVANLAPINALADNAPGFVWRLQDEEGDATTIRPFGPDVLVNLSVWRDVSSLIEFVYRSAHVEMLQRRKEWFERLSGVHQVLWWVPKGHRPDVREAAERLARLREAGPTPEAFTFRQTFLAPDQSVPLVPFELERESQAS from the coding sequence ATGTCGAACACCCACGAACTTGCCCAGCTGAACATCGCCTCGATGAAGGCGTCCCTGGATTCCCCGGTCATGGCCGATTTCGTCGCCAACCTGGCGCCGATCAATGCCTTGGCCGACAACGCCCCCGGCTTCGTCTGGCGCTTGCAGGACGAGGAGGGCGACGCCACTACCATTCGCCCCTTCGGTCCGGACGTGCTGGTCAACCTCTCGGTCTGGCGCGATGTGTCGAGCCTCATCGAGTTCGTCTACCGCTCGGCCCATGTGGAGATGCTGCAGCGCCGCAAGGAGTGGTTCGAGCGCCTCTCCGGCGTGCATCAGGTGCTGTGGTGGGTGCCCAAGGGGCATCGGCCGGATGTGCGTGAGGCAGCGGAGCGACTGGCGCGTCTGCGTGAAGCGGGCCCGACGCCTGAAGCCTTCACCTTCCGCCAGACCTTCCTGGCGCCGGACCAGTCCGTGCCCCTGGTCCCCTTCGAGCTGGAGCGCGAAAGCCAGGCAAGCTGA
- a CDS encoding winged helix-turn-helix domain-containing protein, with amino-acid sequence MTLTLSLPEARRLALAAQGFARAPRGAIRHRQLLAQLESLGVVQIDSVNALVRSHYLPAFSRLGHYDRELLDDLAWGKPRRRALFEYWGHEASLLPLELYPLMRWRMRRAANGQGIYQQLARFGFEQQEVIQRVLQAVREQGALGAGALSTREERAGPWWDWSAEKHAMEWLFAAGEVTVAGRRGFERLYDLPERVIPADILNQPEMHEADAQRQLLLRAAAALGVGTERDLRDYYRLDAGDSQARLAELVEEGALLPVHVHGWKQTAYCIGESKVPRKIRASALLSPFDSLIWERARTERLFDFRYRLEIYTPQHKRQYGYYVLPFLHDERLAARVDLRAERAQDRLAVHALHEEEHGLSEAGVQALAENLRSMAGWLGLGEVAVTCRRPGTARLQACLA; translated from the coding sequence ATGACACTGACGCTTTCCCTGCCCGAAGCACGCCGCCTGGCTCTGGCGGCCCAGGGCTTCGCCCGTGCACCCCGTGGCGCGATCCGGCATCGCCAGTTGTTGGCCCAACTGGAGTCCCTGGGTGTGGTGCAGATCGACTCGGTGAACGCCCTGGTGCGCTCCCATTACCTGCCGGCCTTCTCCCGGCTTGGCCACTACGATCGCGAGCTGCTGGACGACCTGGCCTGGGGCAAGCCCCGGCGCCGTGCATTGTTCGAGTATTGGGGGCACGAAGCGTCGCTGCTGCCGTTGGAACTCTATCCCCTGATGCGCTGGCGCATGCGCCGGGCGGCCAATGGCCAGGGCATCTACCAGCAACTGGCACGCTTTGGTTTCGAGCAGCAGGAAGTGATCCAGCGAGTCCTCCAGGCGGTACGTGAGCAAGGCGCCCTGGGTGCCGGTGCGCTGAGCACTCGGGAGGAGCGCGCCGGCCCCTGGTGGGACTGGAGCGCGGAGAAGCACGCCATGGAGTGGCTGTTCGCTGCCGGTGAAGTGACAGTGGCCGGGCGCCGGGGCTTCGAGCGTCTCTACGATCTGCCGGAGCGGGTGATTCCCGCCGACATCCTCAACCAGCCTGAAATGCACGAGGCCGACGCCCAGCGCCAGTTGCTCTTGCGCGCCGCGGCGGCCCTTGGCGTCGGCACTGAACGCGACCTGCGGGACTACTACCGCCTGGACGCCGGCGACAGCCAGGCACGGCTGGCCGAACTGGTGGAAGAGGGGGCCTTGCTACCGGTGCATGTCCACGGCTGGAAGCAGACCGCTTATTGCATCGGCGAGTCCAAGGTGCCGCGCAAGATCAGGGCCAGTGCCCTGCTGTCGCCCTTTGATTCGCTGATCTGGGAGCGGGCGCGCACCGAGCGTCTGTTCGATTTCCGCTACCGCCTGGAGATCTACACGCCCCAGCACAAGCGCCAGTACGGCTACTACGTGCTGCCCTTCCTCCATGACGAGCGACTGGCCGCCCGAGTGGACCTGCGCGCCGAGCGGGCTCAGGACCGCCTGGCGGTGCATGCCTTGCACGAGGAAGAACACGGCCTCAGCGAAGCGGGCGTTCAGGCGTTGGCGGAAAACCTGAGAAGCATGGCGGGCTGGCTGGGGCTGGGCGAAGTGGCCGTGACCTGCAGGCGGCCGGGGACGGCGCGACTGCAGGCTTGTCTGGCATAG